In Glycine max cultivar Williams 82 chromosome 4, Glycine_max_v4.0, whole genome shotgun sequence, the genomic stretch TGCCTTGCGTTGAATCTGATCTCATAagctttccatttttttttaaaaaaaaaaactttaattattgACAATTGTATTAGCACTCTAGCTAAGATATATagcttttaattatttcttagtttgatttctttacttaaactttaattatttatatttatgtttcttTACCTCATCAATATCCTTCCCTACTAGCTATATATAGAGAGCACCTTCTCCTTATGCTATATGCAAAAAACATGTCTCCTCCCCTAATGGAATCAAGTGCTTCCACTCTAGTAATTTACCCTGCATCACAGCCACAACAAGAGCCCAAAAATGAGAATAATGGTGGCATAGTTTTTGGTTCAAATTTGCAGCAAATGCAAGGGGAAATGCCCAAAGAGTTCCTATGGCCTTCTAGGGACTTGGTTGACACCACCCAAGAGGAGCTGAAGGAACCCCTTGTGGACTTAGCAATCTTTAAGAATGGTGATGAGAAAGCCATTGCTAATGCAGCAGAGCTTGTGAGAACTGCCTGCTTGAAGCATGGGTTCTTCCAAGTGATAAACCATGGTGTGGACCCAGATCTCATTGATGCTGCATATCATGAAATTGATTCCATTTTTAAGCTCCCATTGAGCAAAAAGATGGGTGCTAAGAGAAAACCTGGTGGTGTCTCAGGGTACTCTGGTGCTCATGCAGATCGTTATTCGTCCAAGTTGCCATGGAAAGAGACGTTTTCTTTCCTCTATGATCACCAAAGCTTCTCCAACTCCCAGATTGTTGACAATTTCAAGTCTGTATTAGGCGAGGATCTTCAACACACAGGGTAAGATCATCCTCATTCATTTGATTTGATGATTTCttcattataattttcttaactaaaatttcaaattatcaaaagtGGAATTAAGCATTGACCCATAAGCACTTCTGCTTCTCTAATAACAAAACTCTTTGAATATTTacaagtaaaaaatttaaatcgtCCCCCTCTAATATTTTTCATTCACGTGTAGGATATATTCACCCTTTataaatctatatttttgccTCCTACATCATTTGTTGGTTCCACCACGGAAACTTGTgatgaaaaaaagttgaaatatAAAGAGACTTTAACAAAGATCATCAGtcaaattttttgataaaatttaattaccaATAAAGTCTTAAATACTCTATAATAATtacatgataataaaaaaaatattactaacatTTGTTTTCTACAAACTATATGACAACTTTGGTTTTTGTCACATCAGCTTGCTACTTGACCCACCTTGttcttaaacaaaattattttatggaaaaacaaacaaaagaaagaactgTTACAACTGCTCGGTTGAGATTATCGTGGACAAGATTGCCAAGCCACCGTGCTGCACGGATATCTATCTCAAAACGGACAATGTCTGCATATCAATTATCATCACACACCCATATTCAATGCCAATACTTGaaacctattttttatatttattttaaaggtttctttttttttttggttgataacatataataaaataaaataaattatgatagttacgttatttagttatttttatgatatattttttattttagaaaaacttatttatttctagtttttattttatttttaagaaactgttatttgatttgattaacATAACAtacaatttttgaaataaaattttaaatttaaaatatcaaccaatcatttttcttataaaaatttgatatttgatagaataatatatatattaatataaaatataaattcctatattataattatattttttagaaagcCTAAGATATACTATAAAGTACTTAATAGTTTatataaacataattatattttatttaatagatgGGATCGGTAGACATCAATTAACAAAttccataaaatgacattttaaatattttttttataaatattaagctTTATCAAtctaacttttaaattaatctatattatcatattcatattttctttttctcaaattaatatatttgcgtgtagtaattaatatatatatttgtatatatcaATGCAACCAATCAAGCCACAccatcttatcttttcttacgGTCAGTGAAAACAAGAGTTTATTAGGACAATATATAGGACCCGACTGTACCCTTTTGTACCACAACTATTAATGCTAATAAAATGTTCCACAATGAACATAATCTGCAGCCAGCTAGTAGAGACAGTATTCTCTTCTAATTGGaattatatatctttatttttttctaataggAGGGTTTATCAAAAGTACTGTGAAGCAATGAAGGATTTATCTTTAGTAATTATGGAGCTCTTGGCTATTAGTTTGGGTGTGGATCGTGGACATTATCGAAGATTTTTTGAAGATGGTGACTCAATAATGAGGTGCAACTATTATCCACCATGCAACAGTGCCAACCTCACCTTAGGCACTGGCCCTCACACTGATCCAACCTCACTAACCATTCTTCATCAAGACCAAGTTGGAGGTTTAGAAGTTTTTGTAGATAACAAATGGTTCGCTGTTCGCCCTCGATCTGAAGCCCTAGTCATAAACATAGGTGACACTTTCATGGTATGCAAACTAtactatactattttttttcttttttgatataTAAAATGATGCCACATATCATCTAACTCTTTTGATCGATCTTTTCCTCATCTTAATTAAAGAGCCAGTTTTACCCTAAGGTTATCATTACATTGGCGCATGGAAACTTTTTCATAAATAGTACCTATAGCATGCAATAGAAgacatggtttttttttttataattaatattaggcTTTACCTGTAACACTGTTTGGAGTTTcgacttaaaaaaattgatttgattgagTTAGAAACTAATTGTCATAcgaaatgtattttaaaaacataatttcaaaaattCTGTTTTGAACATATTATGTCTAAATTaactttattatattaaattcatttagAATAATACGGGTGCTCTCTttataagtaataaaaataaataaaatggtttGACTAATAAAGAACATTAATTTGTACGTGCATATCATCGTTTATTCTAACTAAAACAACACTAATTTGTACTAATAATGACTAGtgacaataaaaatgaattatgatttcatattgttaaaacaaaaaaaaaagtgacattTAGTAATTCCTTTGAAATTACTTAATTTTGGAAGCAATTTACTCAAACTCttgaactaataaataaataatcaaatgattttatttaaacttCTTACTTTCAATTAAGTCGTATATGTGCAATCATAGGGTTCTTGCTGCATTATgctgtgctttttaattgtagTTATAAACTTTTTGAGACCATTTCCACTTTTAAGgctatattttgtttatactttttaaata encodes the following:
- the LOC100777070 gene encoding gibberellin 20 oxidase 2-like (The RefSeq protein has 4 substitutions compared to this genomic sequence), which translates into the protein MSPPLMESSASTLVIYPASQPQQEPKNENNGGIVFGSNLQQMQGEMPKEFLWPSRDLVDTTQEELKEPLVDLAIFKNGDEKAIANAAELVRTACLKHGFFQVINHGVDPDLIDAAYHEIDSIFKLPLSKKMGAKRKPGGVSGYSGAHADRYSSKLPWKETFSFLYDHQSFSNSQIVDNFKSVLGEDLQHTGRVYQKYCEAMKDLSLVIMELLAISLGVDRGHYRRFFEDGDSIMRCNYYPPCNSANLTLGTGPHTDPTSLTTLHQDQVGGLEVFVDNKWFAVRPRSEALVINIGDTFMALSNGRYKSCLHRALVDTYRERRSLVYFVCPGEDKIVRPPDNLLCRNEERKYPDFTWSNLFEFTQKHYRADVATLQSFIEWQQCSNSMSKPSNF